From Vibrio aerogenes, a single genomic window includes:
- a CDS encoding endo alpha-1,4 polygalactosaminidase: protein MLYQLLKDAASRRRLKTVAMWLVVLPSLSACYLNINIGDSDDDDTDTTLPAYWTPTPGTSWHIQLQNLDQLSIDAAIPVYEVDLFDGAAGSNSVIDRLKQQNKKVICYFSAGTKEDWRDDASQLTDDALIPDGALQDRPGETWLNIGDQTALENIIQPVIIARLDLARDAGCDAVDPDNIDAYTNTDETHGLISYADQLSYNIWLAQEAHKRDLSIGLKNDLNQLDTLVTHFDFAVNEQCFAYNECSVYENTFLSDEKAVFNLEYYQDGSDGEISRYEFRNTACPYFRQTGITGLWKPDYTLDGQNMVACP from the coding sequence ATGCTGTATCAACTTTTAAAGGACGCTGCCAGCCGCAGACGCCTGAAAACCGTGGCAATGTGGCTGGTGGTATTACCAAGCCTGTCGGCCTGTTATCTGAACATCAATATCGGCGATTCGGATGACGATGACACAGACACCACTTTGCCGGCATACTGGACACCCACCCCCGGCACCAGCTGGCATATTCAGCTGCAAAATCTTGATCAGCTCAGTATTGATGCGGCTATACCGGTTTATGAAGTGGACTTATTTGATGGTGCAGCAGGCAGCAACAGTGTAATTGACCGGCTGAAGCAGCAAAATAAGAAAGTGATTTGTTATTTCAGCGCCGGAACCAAAGAGGACTGGCGGGACGATGCCAGCCAGCTGACAGATGATGCACTGATTCCCGATGGCGCGCTGCAGGACCGGCCGGGTGAAACCTGGCTGAATATAGGGGATCAAACCGCGCTGGAAAACATCATCCAGCCCGTGATAATCGCCCGGCTGGATCTCGCCCGGGATGCAGGATGTGATGCTGTCGACCCGGACAATATCGACGCATACACCAATACAGATGAAACCCATGGCCTGATCAGCTATGCCGATCAGCTGTCTTATAATATCTGGCTGGCTCAAGAGGCCCACAAACGGGATTTAAGTATCGGCCTGAAAAACGATCTCAACCAGCTGGACACTTTGGTGACTCATTTTGACTTTGCCGTCAATGAGCAGTGCTTCGCTTACAATGAGTGCAGCGTGTATGAAAATACTTTTCTCAGTGATGAAAAGGCGGTGTTTAACCTTGAATATTATCAGGATGGCTCAGACGGAGAAATCAGCCGCTATGAGTTCCGTAATACCGCCTGTCCTTATTTCCGGCAAACCGGCATTACCGGTCTGTGGAAACCGGACTATACGCTTGACGGGCAGAATATGGTGGCCTGTCCGTAA
- a CDS encoding ABC transporter ATP-binding protein has protein sequence MADNNNQHALIDIRHLNIRLANGQTLVENLSFRMGRERVALVGESGSGKSLTAKTLMGLLPPACIPQADRLELLGQPVLSLSQNQWCRLRGQKVAMVLQDPKYALNPARTIGMQVEEPLKLHQKMSRKARIEKVEYMLDAVGLPEPARLRRQYPHQLSGGMGQRVMLAIALINDPELLIADEPTSALDHAVRDQVLALIHSLVEARDMGLLLISHDLQQVAQYSERVLVMYQGQLLDQLPAAELSQATHPYTQTLWSCQPHLDKRGSPLPTLDRFSLDRIVQEQRYGH, from the coding sequence ATGGCCGATAATAACAATCAACACGCTTTAATCGATATCAGACATTTAAATATCCGTCTGGCGAATGGTCAGACACTGGTTGAAAACCTCAGTTTCCGGATGGGCCGTGAGCGGGTGGCGCTGGTCGGTGAATCCGGCTCGGGTAAATCCCTGACCGCAAAGACCCTGATGGGACTGCTCCCTCCGGCCTGTATACCGCAGGCCGACCGGCTGGAGCTACTCGGACAACCGGTCTTATCCCTGTCGCAAAATCAGTGGTGTCGCTTGCGCGGCCAAAAAGTGGCGATGGTACTGCAAGATCCGAAGTACGCACTGAATCCGGCCCGGACCATTGGGATGCAGGTGGAAGAACCCCTCAAACTTCACCAGAAAATGAGCCGCAAAGCGCGGATTGAGAAAGTCGAATATATGCTGGATGCAGTCGGTCTGCCGGAGCCTGCAAGGTTGCGCCGTCAATATCCGCATCAGCTCTCCGGCGGAATGGGGCAGCGGGTGATGCTGGCGATTGCACTGATTAACGACCCGGAATTGCTGATTGCTGATGAACCGACATCCGCGCTCGATCATGCCGTGCGCGATCAGGTTCTGGCGCTGATTCACTCACTGGTGGAAGCACGGGATATGGGCCTGTTACTGATTAGTCATGATTTGCAGCAGGTCGCACAATACAGCGAGCGGGTGCTGGTCATGTATCAGGGGCAACTGCTCGATCAACTCCCCGCAGCAGAACTTTCGCAGGCGACACATCCTTACACCCAAACACTCTGGTCTTGTCAGCCACACCTCGACAAGCGGGGTTCGCCACTGCCGACGTTGGATCGGTTTTCACTCGACCGAATCGTACAGGAGCAACGTTATGGTCATTGA
- a CDS encoding carbohydrate-binding protein: MKLVSQVLIPLVCSSLLPAQAQNVSQSLKEGFVHPGLSHKLSDLERMKYMVKQKKEPWISSFTRLNNVNSFGRCDYKVRGSQSITTLDATNRNNYDKFKYDGMAAYHNALLWAITGETCHAEKAVEIFNSWSHLTGLKSGGTRSLDAGRVIWKMLEGAEIIKATYSGWKPADIQAFSDMLVYPGYSTTTVPEKAIKQQQVTFYWNMYNGDPGRHGNQGLFGFRGIMAMGIFLDNHTMYQRALRYLKGESHPDDDLPYQAGPFKVSDKPDKTTEFFDEYKIRTPDSAADDYGFNEQISHYIWPNGQGQESSRDQGHALLGVSILVTMAEMAWNQGDDLYGFLNHRILSGLEYFYKYNLSYVHKYDDQPIPWEPTAQNGEFLQKKDRSGRWYSKEINPYFENSTAKTSRGTMVYAEKAPIGEMALGHYRDRLGLDQDKYLWTERAWQLSIDKTGYYERAGTQVDHPGWGGLTERRAPMSPGDPVQLNQQNNQLVYQTHLIPGTIEAEDFDQFATGGEGHTYHDSDPQNHGGAYRPDEGVDLYQVQGRTYVGQVNAGEWLGYTVEVTSAGTYTINLTYQGLASGSKIKIMLGKQDLTGQVSLPATHGKWSTLTLVTGVKLPAGMANLRIYFSGKDQAIRPDAISFK, from the coding sequence ATGAAATTAGTCAGTCAGGTTTTGATTCCTCTGGTATGCAGCAGTTTACTGCCCGCACAGGCTCAAAACGTCAGTCAATCTCTCAAAGAAGGGTTTGTCCACCCCGGTCTTTCTCATAAATTATCCGATCTGGAGCGGATGAAATACATGGTGAAACAGAAAAAAGAACCCTGGATTTCAAGCTTCACACGGCTGAACAATGTGAACAGTTTTGGCCGGTGTGACTACAAGGTCAGGGGAAGTCAAAGTATCACCACGCTTGATGCCACCAACCGCAATAATTATGACAAATTTAAATATGATGGGATGGCGGCCTACCATAATGCGCTGCTCTGGGCGATTACCGGGGAAACCTGCCATGCAGAGAAAGCGGTTGAGATTTTTAACAGCTGGAGCCACCTGACCGGGCTGAAGTCCGGCGGTACCCGTTCGCTGGATGCCGGGCGGGTGATCTGGAAGATGCTGGAAGGCGCGGAAATCATCAAAGCCACTTACAGCGGCTGGAAACCAGCCGATATTCAGGCATTTTCGGACATGTTGGTTTATCCCGGTTATTCAACAACAACCGTGCCGGAAAAAGCCATCAAACAGCAGCAGGTCACCTTTTACTGGAATATGTATAACGGTGATCCGGGGCGTCATGGCAATCAGGGATTATTCGGTTTCCGGGGGATAATGGCGATGGGGATTTTTCTTGATAATCACACCATGTATCAGCGGGCACTGCGTTATCTGAAAGGCGAATCTCATCCGGATGATGATCTGCCTTATCAGGCGGGCCCTTTTAAGGTCTCAGACAAACCCGATAAAACCACTGAGTTTTTTGATGAATATAAAATCAGAACGCCCGATTCCGCAGCAGATGACTATGGCTTTAATGAACAAATCAGCCACTATATCTGGCCAAATGGTCAGGGACAGGAAAGTTCCCGCGATCAGGGACACGCGCTGTTAGGTGTCAGTATTTTAGTCACCATGGCAGAAATGGCCTGGAATCAGGGAGATGATCTGTACGGTTTTCTCAATCACCGGATTCTGTCCGGACTTGAGTATTTCTACAAATACAATCTTTCCTATGTTCACAAGTATGATGACCAGCCAATCCCCTGGGAGCCGACGGCGCAAAACGGTGAATTTTTACAGAAAAAGGACCGCAGCGGCCGCTGGTATTCCAAAGAAATCAACCCGTATTTTGAAAACTCAACGGCCAAAACATCCCGCGGCACCATGGTCTACGCAGAAAAAGCACCGATAGGAGAGATGGCACTGGGTCACTATCGTGATCGGCTGGGCCTTGATCAAGACAAATACCTCTGGACCGAACGGGCATGGCAGCTTTCTATCGATAAAACCGGTTATTACGAACGCGCGGGTACGCAGGTCGATCATCCGGGCTGGGGCGGACTGACAGAACGCCGTGCCCCCATGAGTCCCGGAGATCCGGTGCAGCTCAATCAACAGAACAATCAGCTGGTTTATCAGACGCATCTCATTCCCGGCACCATCGAAGCTGAAGATTTCGATCAGTTTGCAACCGGGGGTGAAGGGCATACTTATCATGACAGCGATCCGCAAAATCATGGTGGTGCCTATCGTCCGGATGAAGGGGTTGATCTCTATCAGGTGCAAGGTCGAACTTACGTCGGACAGGTGAACGCCGGTGAATGGCTGGGATACACCGTTGAGGTGACATCAGCCGGTACCTATACCATCAACCTGACTTATCAGGGACTGGCTTCGGGCAGCAAGATAAAAATCATGCTGGGCAAGCAGGATCTGACCGGTCAGGTTTCACTGCCGGCAACCCACGGCAAGTGGAGCACCCTCACACTGGTCACCGGCGTGAAGCTGCCTGCTGGCATGGCGAATCTGCGGATTTATTTCTCAGGGAAAGATCAGGCCATCCGGCCGGATGCGATTTCCTTCAAATAA
- a CDS encoding pectate lyase family protein, with the protein MKQLTRLLMIPATVVCGGLLSTSYTYAASCSTDIESWSNGYQMEIKVNSESSNLSAWKVQLDFKQSPEITNKWNANFSVSGKKVIASNLDWNGSVQAGDSTSFFIQGSHSGTAPTASCKVLSTSSDSSGGNDDNGDNGDTGGNDDNSGSSTCPVKLYGWGNNTTGGGNATPQVVTSLSELRTLAKDSTPRVLKLSGTFTTGDSPIEIGSNKTLIGVDKNATIKGGINIKNKSNIIVRNLNILGAGKNNKPVDTIASRGSENLWFDHLNLTDAADGLLDLTRGTDKVTVSWNKFSYTDSGNGHRLAFLIGGGSTHGDTDTGKNNVTVHHNWFGNLVDQRMPRLLFGKGHVYNNYYSATGNSYAVGTGSWASALIQNNYFDGVKNPHRFQDSNPSYIKASGNTYHNTSGKKETGHGGSGSNPPSEWTPSYSYSLDNASKVPELVKGCAGPQ; encoded by the coding sequence ATGAAACAACTAACACGTTTATTGATGATACCGGCTACGGTGGTTTGTGGTGGTTTACTCAGCACTTCTTATACATACGCAGCCTCATGTTCAACCGATATCGAAAGCTGGTCTAACGGCTATCAAATGGAAATTAAGGTGAACAGCGAAAGCAGCAATTTATCTGCATGGAAAGTTCAGCTGGACTTTAAACAGTCACCGGAAATTACCAATAAGTGGAATGCAAATTTCTCCGTGTCCGGCAAAAAAGTGATTGCCTCGAATCTGGACTGGAATGGTTCCGTTCAGGCCGGTGACAGTACGTCATTCTTTATTCAGGGCAGCCACTCCGGAACTGCACCAACGGCTTCCTGTAAAGTACTCAGCACCAGCTCTGATTCTTCAGGCGGAAATGATGACAATGGTGATAATGGTGACACGGGGGGGAATGATGATAACTCAGGTTCTTCAACCTGCCCGGTCAAACTCTACGGCTGGGGAAATAATACCACCGGAGGTGGCAACGCAACACCACAGGTCGTGACTTCTTTATCTGAGCTGAGAACACTGGCAAAAGACAGTACACCGCGTGTTCTGAAACTTTCCGGGACCTTTACTACCGGCGACTCCCCGATTGAAATCGGCAGCAACAAAACCCTGATTGGCGTGGATAAGAACGCGACGATTAAAGGGGGCATCAACATCAAAAATAAATCCAACATTATTGTCCGGAATCTGAATATTCTTGGTGCAGGCAAAAACAATAAGCCGGTTGATACCATTGCATCCCGTGGTTCGGAAAATCTGTGGTTTGATCACCTGAATCTGACTGATGCAGCGGATGGCCTGCTGGATTTAACCCGCGGCACCGATAAAGTCACTGTTTCCTGGAACAAATTCTCTTATACCGATTCCGGCAATGGTCACCGGTTGGCTTTCCTGATTGGTGGTGGCTCAACTCATGGTGATACGGACACCGGTAAAAACAATGTCACTGTTCACCACAACTGGTTCGGTAATCTGGTTGATCAAAGAATGCCTCGTCTCTTGTTTGGTAAAGGCCATGTCTATAACAACTACTATTCTGCCACAGGCAACTCCTACGCGGTTGGCACAGGGTCATGGGCTTCTGCGCTGATTCAGAATAACTATTTCGATGGCGTGAAGAATCCGCACCGCTTCCAGGATAGTAATCCGTCTTATATCAAAGCCAGTGGTAACACTTATCACAACACTTCCGGTAAAAAAGAAACCGGACACGGCGGCAGTGGCAGTAATCCACCTTCTGAATGGACACCGTCTTACAGCTACTCGCTGGATAACGCATCCAAAGTTCCTGAGTTAGTGAAAGGTTGCGCAGGACCACAATAA
- a CDS encoding DUF1593 domain-containing protein produces the protein MTRRHLIAGGMALSFSTVISAMMPRYSLASGLSQSIPAMTSRRRVIVSTDVGGTDPDDFQSMVHLLVSADRIDIEGLISSPFGPGRKQDILDVIDIYAQDYPNLKTWSSNYPAPAALRQITKQGSVPSQGYAGFGQSTEGSELIVQCARKPDPRPLHVLVWGGIDDLAQALHDAPDILPGLRVYYIGGPNKKWSADAYQYIADHFPALNMIEANSTYRGWFTGGDQSDDLGNTGFVTQHVAPYGMLGQYFATKLGGKIKMGDTPSVAWVLNNDTSDPSSPGWGGQFVRAWARPHVVFDHLTTAADRVERFSVVEFRLTANPGNREMASYLKFENQRLPGYWNGEAMCFRCCPKKATLNHYSVESEIPELNGQTGSFTSFQPPAERSTEPSPRYPDWWTDNPDPQLAEGEHQGAKTVSRWRHEFLEDFAASMRRCAGPK, from the coding sequence ATGACACGCCGTCACCTGATAGCCGGTGGGATGGCGCTGTCTTTTTCAACAGTGATTTCAGCCATGATGCCACGATACTCTCTGGCATCCGGCCTGTCTCAAAGCATCCCGGCGATGACTTCCAGACGACGAGTGATCGTTTCAACCGATGTCGGGGGAACCGATCCGGATGATTTTCAATCCATGGTTCACCTGCTGGTCAGTGCTGACAGAATTGACATTGAAGGGCTGATTTCGTCCCCGTTTGGGCCGGGAAGAAAACAGGATATTCTGGATGTGATCGACATCTATGCACAGGACTATCCGAACCTGAAAACGTGGTCTTCAAACTATCCGGCCCCGGCCGCATTGCGACAAATCACGAAGCAAGGTTCAGTGCCCTCCCAGGGCTATGCCGGATTTGGTCAAAGCACGGAAGGTTCTGAGCTGATCGTGCAATGTGCCCGCAAGCCGGATCCACGCCCTTTGCATGTCCTGGTCTGGGGAGGCATCGATGATTTAGCGCAGGCGCTGCATGATGCACCGGATATTCTGCCCGGACTCAGGGTTTATTACATCGGCGGTCCCAATAAGAAGTGGTCCGCCGATGCCTATCAATACATTGCCGACCATTTCCCGGCCCTGAATATGATTGAAGCCAACTCAACCTATCGCGGCTGGTTTACCGGCGGCGACCAAAGTGATGATCTCGGCAACACCGGCTTCGTCACACAGCATGTCGCCCCCTATGGGATGCTGGGACAATACTTCGCAACCAAGCTGGGTGGAAAAATAAAGATGGGAGACACGCCTTCTGTCGCCTGGGTATTAAATAATGACACTTCAGATCCATCATCTCCCGGCTGGGGCGGACAGTTTGTCCGGGCATGGGCACGGCCTCACGTCGTGTTTGATCATCTGACGACCGCAGCTGACCGGGTCGAGCGTTTCAGTGTGGTTGAATTCAGGCTGACTGCCAATCCCGGCAACCGTGAAATGGCATCTTATCTGAAGTTTGAGAATCAGCGGTTGCCCGGTTACTGGAATGGTGAAGCGATGTGCTTCCGGTGTTGCCCGAAAAAAGCCACGCTGAATCACTATTCGGTTGAAAGTGAGATTCCGGAACTCAATGGTCAAACCGGCAGTTTTACTTCATTCCAGCCGCCAGCAGAACGGAGCACTGAACCTTCGCCCCGCTACCCTGACTGGTGGACTGATAATCCGGATCCACAGCTGGCTGAAGGAGAACATCAGGGAGCCAAAACCGTCAGTAGGTGGCGGCATGAATTTCTCGAAGACTTTGCTGCCAGTATGCGTCGTTGTGCCGGACCCAAATAA
- a CDS encoding ABC transporter permease — protein sequence MTQHIQSSGAERRLWTNRFQHWLGGFLSFLLTLLGLLVFTFILSRSAPIDPALQLVGDHASEATYQQARHQLGLDQPLPVQFFSYFRQVLQGDLGVSQITQQPVLDDLMRTFPATVELATVAMFFGALSGILLASLAVYKPGSVLDHVARLISLLGYSVPVFWLGLLGLLLFYATLHWSAGPGRLDDIYTYTMEYDSGFVLLDAFRSGDPEIILNALGHLWLPVAVLALLSMASITRLLRVVMLEESNKEYVTLALAKGATRGRILFSHIFPNVLGTLITILALSYTSLLEGAVLTETVFAWPGLGRYLTSALFASDTPAVLGSTLLIGICFVTLNALADALTRWVDPRTR from the coding sequence ATGACTCAACACATCCAATCTTCCGGTGCTGAGCGCCGGCTTTGGACAAACCGCTTTCAGCACTGGCTGGGCGGTTTTTTGTCCTTTTTACTGACACTGCTGGGGTTGCTGGTTTTTACCTTTATTCTTTCCCGCTCAGCACCGATTGACCCGGCGCTGCAACTGGTGGGTGACCATGCCAGTGAAGCGACTTATCAGCAGGCCCGTCATCAGTTAGGGCTTGACCAGCCCCTGCCGGTGCAGTTTTTCAGTTACTTCCGGCAGGTATTACAGGGGGATTTAGGTGTTTCACAGATCACGCAACAACCGGTACTCGATGATCTGATGCGCACATTTCCTGCGACCGTTGAACTGGCTACGGTTGCGATGTTCTTTGGCGCACTGTCCGGTATTCTGCTGGCTTCGCTGGCGGTATATAAGCCGGGGAGTGTGCTGGATCATGTCGCCCGGCTGATTTCTCTGCTTGGCTATTCTGTGCCGGTCTTCTGGCTGGGGCTGCTGGGATTACTGCTGTTCTACGCTACATTGCACTGGTCTGCCGGGCCGGGACGGCTGGATGATATTTACACCTACACGATGGAATACGACAGCGGTTTTGTGCTGTTGGATGCGTTTCGCAGTGGCGACCCGGAGATTATCCTTAACGCTTTGGGCCATCTCTGGCTGCCCGTGGCGGTGCTGGCACTGTTGTCGATGGCTTCGATTACCCGCCTGCTGCGGGTGGTGATGCTGGAAGAGAGCAATAAAGAATACGTCACACTCGCGCTGGCAAAAGGGGCCACCCGCGGGCGGATTTTGTTCTCCCATATTTTTCCCAATGTGCTGGGAACGCTGATCACCATTCTGGCACTCTCTTATACCAGCCTGCTCGAAGGTGCCGTCCTGACTGAAACCGTATTCGCCTGGCCGGGACTGGGCCGCTATCTGACCAGCGCTCTGTTTGCTTCAGACACTCCTGCGGTACTGGGTTCAACACTCCTGATCGGCATTTGTTTTGTGACGCTGAATGCTTTGGCTGATGCACTGACCCGCTGGGTTGATCCGAGGACACGCTGA
- a CDS encoding ABC transporter permease, with product MKTYLNLGWLRWFNTFNFGVLLVVILVLTALFAPLLTHYDPNVQNIAQRLAAPGAEHWFGTDRFGRDLYARVLYGARPTLLLVSLVVIITVPVGLMIGICAGYLGGWTERGLMRLTDIVMSLPSLVIALALVSVLGPGLMNGALALAFTSWPAFARQARTETLALRRSDYLAAAKMQGITGWRLIAGHILPLCLPGAIVRAALNLGGIILSAAGLGFLGMGIQPPAAEWGSMVASGSRVIFDQWWVAAVPGFAILFASLAFNLLGDGLRDKMDPRHGR from the coding sequence ATGAAGACATATTTAAACTTAGGCTGGCTGAGATGGTTCAATACCTTCAATTTCGGGGTGCTGCTGGTCGTCATACTGGTCCTGACGGCTCTGTTTGCTCCGTTGCTGACCCACTATGATCCCAACGTACAAAATATTGCCCAGCGGCTGGCGGCACCCGGCGCTGAACACTGGTTTGGCACCGACCGTTTTGGCCGGGATTTGTATGCCCGTGTCCTGTACGGTGCGCGGCCAACGTTGTTACTGGTCTCTCTGGTGGTGATAATTACGGTGCCGGTTGGTCTGATGATTGGCATATGCGCCGGATATCTTGGTGGCTGGACTGAACGTGGTTTGATGCGTTTAACCGATATCGTCATGTCGCTGCCCAGTCTGGTGATTGCGCTGGCACTGGTCTCGGTGCTGGGTCCGGGGCTGATGAATGGTGCGTTGGCGCTGGCTTTTACCAGCTGGCCCGCATTCGCCCGGCAGGCCAGAACAGAAACGCTGGCGCTGCGGCGCAGTGATTATCTGGCGGCTGCCAAAATGCAGGGGATTACCGGCTGGCGGTTGATCGCCGGACATATTCTGCCTTTATGTCTGCCGGGCGCGATTGTCCGGGCGGCACTCAATCTGGGCGGGATTATTCTTTCTGCCGCCGGGCTGGGGTTTCTCGGCATGGGCATTCAGCCGCCAGCGGCGGAATGGGGATCGATGGTTGCCAGCGGCAGCCGGGTGATCTTCGATCAATGGTGGGTGGCAGCCGTTCCGGGTTTTGCCATCCTGTTTGCGAGTCTGGCATTTAACCTGCTGGGCGATGGTTTACGGGATAAGATGGACCCGCGTCATGGCCGATAA
- the cowN gene encoding N(2)-fixation sustaining protein CowN has translation MTAPETDRYISFCNIDCDKNADQLIQMLNEHLQASHGGEKWLQYFHHKLEEQQQRAHDNLHFIGNQLNMLYKYFEECRDEQASALLYQIEQECC, from the coding sequence ATGACAGCACCGGAGACTGATCGCTATATCTCATTTTGTAATATTGATTGCGATAAAAATGCGGACCAACTCATTCAGATGTTGAATGAACACCTGCAGGCCAGCCATGGCGGAGAAAAATGGCTGCAATATTTCCATCACAAGCTTGAGGAGCAGCAACAAAGAGCGCACGATAATCTGCACTTTATCGGTAATCAGCTGAATATGCTGTATAAATACTTCGAAGAATGCCGGGATGAACAGGCGTCTGCACTACTTTATCAGATAGAACAGGAGTGTTGTTGA
- a CDS encoding ABC transporter substrate-binding protein yields the protein MMKHKLTRLAISLMLGLSLSAPSLAKTPDNTLVVAQSLDDVTSLDPAQGFELSSVQSFNNLYQRLVQSNPDNPTELTPTLVESWQAEQHSLTFTLKKGATFASGNPVRPEDVIFSLGRVVKLNLAPSFILTQLGWTKENVDSLITKVSENQVKVAWNIDVGPSFVLSLLSAPAASIVDAKTVTSHAKGGDLGHAWLNAHSAGSGPFKIKKYVPHQVLMMEANTTSPGGAPKLKYVLMKNVPDAATRQLLLEQGDADLVRNLGTDQYFSLQGKKGVETLNLPYASLYYLMFNVANKANPDIGKAAFWKAARYAFDYKGIAEDLMHGQFRVQQNFLPVGFNGALTDQPYQYNPEKAAQILKDAGIQHPHFKLVVSNQPPYLDIAQALQASFAKAGIDVELIPGVSSQVATNVKAHKYEATLTSWGPDYFDPHTNASAFAYNPENGSKTLAWRANWHTPALNKLTIQARAETDSAKRTATYQQLQRQVRESSPFVVGLQNKKLVALRDNIKGYVQGITPEMVFYKNVYKSE from the coding sequence ATGATGAAACATAAACTGACACGGCTGGCGATCAGCCTGATGCTGGGACTGAGTCTCTCAGCACCTTCACTGGCAAAAACGCCTGACAATACCCTGGTTGTTGCTCAATCTCTGGATGATGTAACCAGCCTTGATCCGGCACAGGGATTTGAACTCTCTTCTGTTCAAAGCTTTAACAACCTGTATCAGCGATTGGTGCAGTCAAATCCGGATAATCCAACCGAATTGACTCCCACACTGGTTGAATCGTGGCAGGCAGAGCAGCACAGCCTGACATTTACCCTCAAAAAAGGAGCCACCTTTGCCAGTGGTAACCCGGTTCGTCCGGAAGATGTCATTTTCAGCCTGGGTCGTGTCGTCAAACTCAATCTGGCACCTTCCTTTATCCTGACGCAACTGGGCTGGACCAAAGAAAACGTAGATTCACTGATCACGAAAGTGTCTGAAAATCAGGTCAAAGTGGCCTGGAATATCGATGTCGGTCCTTCATTTGTCTTAAGTCTGCTGTCTGCGCCGGCAGCATCGATTGTTGATGCTAAAACCGTGACGTCTCACGCAAAAGGCGGCGATCTGGGACATGCATGGCTGAATGCTCATTCCGCGGGAAGTGGTCCGTTTAAGATTAAGAAGTACGTTCCGCATCAGGTTCTGATGATGGAAGCGAATACCACATCTCCGGGCGGTGCACCGAAACTGAAATATGTACTGATGAAGAATGTTCCTGATGCGGCAACCCGGCAGTTACTGCTGGAGCAGGGCGATGCCGATCTGGTGCGTAACCTGGGCACGGATCAGTATTTTTCGCTGCAAGGCAAAAAAGGTGTGGAAACCCTGAATTTGCCTTACGCTTCACTGTATTATCTGATGTTCAATGTTGCAAACAAGGCCAATCCCGACATCGGTAAGGCTGCGTTCTGGAAAGCGGCCCGGTATGCATTCGACTACAAAGGGATTGCAGAGGATTTGATGCACGGCCAGTTCCGGGTTCAGCAGAACTTTCTGCCGGTGGGCTTCAATGGTGCACTGACCGATCAGCCCTATCAGTATAACCCGGAAAAAGCGGCACAGATTCTCAAAGATGCCGGTATTCAACATCCGCACTTTAAGCTGGTGGTTTCTAACCAGCCCCCTTATCTTGATATTGCGCAGGCGCTTCAGGCCAGCTTTGCCAAAGCAGGTATTGATGTGGAACTGATTCCGGGGGTCAGCAGCCAGGTGGCGACCAATGTCAAAGCCCACAAATATGAAGCTACCCTGACGTCATGGGGGCCGGATTATTTTGATCCGCATACCAATGCCTCTGCATTTGCTTATAACCCGGAAAATGGCAGTAAAACACTGGCATGGCGGGCGAACTGGCATACACCGGCACTGAACAAGCTGACGATACAGGCGCGCGCAGAAACCGATAGTGCAAAACGGACGGCAACTTACCAGCAACTGCAACGTCAGGTGCGTGAGTCATCTCCGTTTGTGGTCGGCTTACAGAACAAGAAACTGGTCGCGTTACGTGATAACATCAAAGGTTATGTCCAGGGGATTACACCGGAAATGGTGTTCTACAAAAACGTATATAAATCTGAATAA